A genome region from Solanum pennellii chromosome 12, SPENNV200 includes the following:
- the LOC107006301 gene encoding histone-lysine N-methyltransferase, H3 lysine-79 specific-like, with protein MKEKEKQKKGKGEAEERKRRRGRRSRRNKEKDRKKEKDKETEKDTKKEKQKEKEEKEKDKANHLNSKPLKCRRLKKSISHTVSIISEKKENEKKEMEEKEKEKKKKESKEKESKKKEKDKDKEKDKKKQKKKEKEEKDNEKENQKEKAKAKTKEKKVEVVIAKVKRQYPFECFSIDGEGPTELMSFFLQWTNEGLYKRHAKN; from the exons atgaaggagaaggagaagcagAAGAAAGGAAAAGGAGAAGCAGAAGAAAGGAAAAGGAGGAGAGGGAGAAGGAGTAGAAGGAACAAGGAGAAGGATAGGAAAAAGGAGAAGGATAAGGAGACGGAGAAGGATACGAAGAAGGAGAAGCAGAAAGAGaaagaggagaaggagaaggacaAGGCGAATCACCTG AATTCCAAGCCTTTGAAGTGTAGGAGgttgaaaaaatctatttcccACACAGTTTCTATAATTagtgagaagaaagaaaatgagaagaagGAAATGGAggagaaagagaaggagaagaagaaaaaggagtCGAAGGAGAAGGAGtcaaagaagaaggagaaggataaGGATAAGGAAAAGGATAAGAAGAagcagaagaagaaagagaaggaggagaaggatAATGAGAAGGagaatcaaaaagaaaaagcgAAAGCAAAAACGAAAGAGAAGAAAGTCGAAGTCGTCATAGCTAAAGTGAAGCGACAATATCCATTTGAATGTTTTAGCATTGATGGTGAGGGTCCAACTGAACTAATGTCATTCTTCTTGCAATGGACAAATGAGGGTCTTTACAAGCGTCATGCAAAAAACTAA